TATTCTTTAAATGCCTAAAGTCTTGGTACATTTTTCTGGATCCCACCACCAGGCTGCACCATGGACTTCATCTTCCAGTTACTGTTCACGCCTCTCCCGACCCCGGCCATCGTCTCCCTGCTCGCCCTAGCAGCCGCCACCCTGTTCTACCTCCACTCGCGGCCCAGTCCCATCCGAACCCCCGTTGACCTCAACCGCCAAACTCTGGGCGTCAAGGTAAAGATCGGCGAGGTCTCTGTGTTGTATTGCTTGTGTTGTACGGCGACAAGGGTTTGGTTGGTGATGACCGGAGCACCTCTGTTTCTCAGGATGGCGCAAGAAAGACTGCTCTGTTGGAGGATAACAACAACCTGATGTCGTACTTCTACAGTGACGCCAAGACCCTCTATGAGGTTTTTCAGAGGGGTCTGAGAGTTTCAGGTAACCCTTTCGGTCTGTTTTCAGCTTGTGAGCATTGATGTCACGATTTGTAGACATGTCAACGACTCTAATGTGCCATAAATGCACCATAAATGAGCACAGTTAAAATGCTCTTTCTTAAATCACAACAAGGAAATGAGCCTAAACTTACTGCTGTGGACTTTTACCAATTAAAACTCTTAATATCTTTATTATATTGGGCCCTATTTCTTGGTTGCAGGCAATGGACCATGCTTGGGCTACAGAAAGCCAGGAAGGCCGTACCAGTGGCTAAAGTACAAGCAGGTACAACCAGGCGCAACATCCATAAACTGTACAGTGAAGTTCAGCTGACCTTTACTCCACTTTCCTCTCTTTGAAGGTGTCCGATAGAGCCGAGCACTTGGGGTCGGCACTTCTTCACAAGGGTCTGAAGCCAAACTCTGAGACTTTCATCGGCATCTTTGCTCAAAATAGACCTGAGGTGagtcctttttgttttaattgttttttttccctgctctTACCAGCTGTGAGTACTGTTAACTCTGCTATCTCTCCTTTTTGATGGGTCCCTTGCAGTGGATTATTGGCGAACTGGCATGTTACACCTACTCCATGGTAGCGGTTCCCCTGTACGACACGCTGGGTCCTGAGGCCCTTGTGTTCATTATCGACAGAGGTAATTGGCGCTTCTCTTGCACTCTTAATGCTGCTAATTACAGAGCCGTGTCTAAGTCCAGTAACTCCCTTTTCTCCAAAGGGATCTGTGTCGGGTGTGCTTTAATCTCTCTTcacttatttattgtttttccttgtctgattcatgaaatattattttataatcggcctgctgctgtaaatgttgCCTCATAAatcttgttttactttttagtcTTTAATGACAtcctaaatgtttattttgtggtTAATCCAAAGCTAAGTTTTCTTATTCTTTCAGCCGAGATATCCACAGTACTTTGTGACAACCAGAAGAAAGCAGAAACGCTGCTGCAGAACCGGGAGAAAGGCCAGACTCCAGTTCTCAAAACCATCGTCATCATGGACACATTTGACTTAGAGTTGGTCAATCGAGGAGCCAAGTGTGAGGTGGATATCGTGTCCTTGCAGGACATGGAGGTAATGCACATAAATAAGAGGTTGAGTCAGTGGCTTTGTGTTTATAGCGGCTCAAGTAAGAGCAGTTTGTTAAAAATCTGTACGTGCAActaatggtaataataatggAAGTTATCTGACATgattgaaaacatgtttttgttctccAGGCACTGGGGAAAAGTAATCTTCAAAAGCCCATTGTAAGTTTCTGTTATGGTCACGTAATAAACTTGAGATTTAATAAGCTACATGCCGTTCTGATGTGCTGATTtttgtgtcctaacagcctccGAAGCCAGAAGACCTCAGTATTATCTGCTTTACCAGTGGCACCACAGGTAATCGGTTAGATCTGATTCATCTCCAAGgtcatgaaattaaaaacagtcCTTCATGATGGTGGAATCTAAAATGTGACCGCATAGGGCAAAGAGTGGATAAGCTGAACAAATTTAGCATTTTCACTTGTTTCCTGCAGATATGATGCATGTAAATGTAGATGTTATGCTATATTTGGCTAGTTGCTTCCATTTCTTCCTATACATTCCAGTTTTACATCCCATGTGAAAtcatcacaataaaacacatgacacaTATAAAAGATCAAATGACCGCTCTCGTGCTAATTTTGTATATGAACTACACGtgtccacttcctcccattggtcaCAGTGAGGCTAGGATTCCCAGGGCTATGGAAGCTgccatcttgtttgttttggagccAGAGGCTGCATGGTACCAAGTTGAGCTACGTTATCAATGACCCACCCATACTTCAACTAGACTCGGTCATGTTTAGTTCTGCTCTGTGCTCCACGACCACCACTATTACCGAAAGCACCATTATGAATTCAGACTAAATGATTATTATTGGTTCGTGACCTCCCCCAAAGAGCTTACATTGGAGTAGTGTTTTAGCTAGCTGGTTATTCTATTAATTCACTTATAATTTTGCAGTGCTAACATTTAACTTTACTCAGATCCTAGAGGTTGTTTTGGTAACTTTTACAGCACAACTAATTTTGTAGAATTCGAATTGGACAAAATCTAAAGAGGTGCATTTGGGACCTTGTCACACtatcaatcacagctgttgtcaTGATGTCACAGCCTGTTTTAGGGTAAAATAAATGGACATTTGGACATATCAGTGTTGGATTagccatttaaaatgacagaaccTTTGACAGAAATCTCTGAAAAAACTTTGTGTACTTTAGTATAAAAATTTAGCtaaagtcccatccactaacatggagaggATGAAGCTTATGACTTCTACTGCAGTTAGCCACCGGAGCTTTAAAATCTGATCTGCACACAGGTAGAGATGTTATGTCAACTTACGATTTGTTAGAACAACTGTAGCAATAGAGGCTACAGCAGGtaggttctatgaattcagtCTGTGGCCGTTAGGACAAATGAAATGGAACTTAGGAAGTGTCCAAAGAACACCCAAACAATTGTTTCGAGGAAGGACTGAAAACACTAAACGTGTTGGTGATTTTAAAAGTActaatttcatttattattttttttatttttttgccaggAAACCCTAAGGGAGCGATGCTGACTCACGAGAATGTGGTCTCTGATGCTGCAGGTGTTCTCAAAAGCATTGAGGTATGTGCCatctctttttatattttaacccACATGTCAATTGTGTCTGTCGCTAACAGAGCTTCTGTGTGTCCCACAGTCGTCAATTGTTCCATGTACCCAGGATGTCAGCATTTCCTTCCTGCCATTGGCACACATGTTTGAGAGAGTTGTACAGGTAAGATTCTGGCTCAATGTGAAATAGAGCCTTTTTATATAAACCCACTGGGGtatatttaaaagttttaatgactttttcttGTAGACTGCACTTTATGGTGCCGGAGGTAGGGTGGGATTCTTCCAGGGCGACATCAGACTGCTGCCAGATGACATGAAAACCCTGCAGCCCACAGTGTTCCCAGTTGTTCCTCGACTCCTCAACCGTGTCTACGATAAAGTTAGTGATTTACACTGGAAGGAACAGCTTGTTCGGTCCTTTGATTTAGCGTTGAACTACAACCAAAGAAAACCCTTGGATAAAGTGCCACGATCTGTCTCATGTCTTCAGGTTCAGAGCGGAGCCAAATCGCCTGTCAAAAAATGGCTGCTGAACTTTGCAGTGGAGAGGAAATTAGCAGAAGTAAAAGACGGCATCATCCGGAACAACAGCTTATGGGACAAGCTCATCTTCCACAAAGTCCAGGTATGCTCCCATGGTTGAACAGATGTAGATTGTGTTTAAGGCATGCATTCGGGTGGTAGGGTGGGTTGTCCAGTATGGTTGGTGGTTATATCACTGGCCAGACAAAGAgtccttgagcaaaacactgaaatggAAGTGCTCCATAGCAGGTGGGCACCTGGCATGGTCTGGGTATGAGGAAACACTGCAAAGTCCTATGTAAGTACAGTCCGTTTTATAATTGTATTCAATTTTGACTGTAGGAGACTCTCGGGGGTCGTGTGCGACTCATGGTGACGGGAGCAGCACCCATATCTCCATCTGTCCTCAACTTCCTCAGAGCTGCTCTGGGTTGCCAGGTAAACATGATCATTTCTGTGCATCTGTCTTCAAATAGAAATGTGATTaatatgaatgtttttctttaaacatgctCCTCTCCATTTGAGAAGGGTTtgactttttcaaaaaaaaaagtgtagttaAGACACTTGTTGATTCCCaatggcttcttcagttcactacttggatgagtggcgaaacctCTTCACAAAACCCAACAagtctgtctttatttcagCGTTGTTTTTTGATAGACCATGTCTTCAGGGACTTTTTGTGTTGCCTAGGTTTGTGAAGAGCAAACTTTAGTAAACTCTGAGGTGTTTACAAACTGATACAGTAGCGCTTGTGTTTGGGAAGAACTGGTTGCACAATAGCGATGTCATGTTGACCTGGTCACACTGCTCATGCTCTGCTCGTATTTGACTCAGATCTTTGAGGCGTACGGTCAGACCGAGTGCACAGCCGGCTGCACCTTCACCATGCCAGGAGATGCCACCTCAGGTATCTGCTACACAGGCAACCAAAGTTCAGCCTCGGCTGTAGCTTTTAAACGGGCTTGTTTATCACATTTTGTCAAACGATGCAAATAATTCAGGAATGTGTTTTATCTTTGACCTCAGGTCATGTAGGTGTGCCTATGCCATGCAATTTTGTGAAGCTGGTGGATGTTGAAGAAATGAACTACTTTGCTTCAAATGGTGAAGGAGAGGTAAGTTGATGAGAATTCAAAAGTTAGACATGTTCAAATGCTGCAGAAGTGGCTATGATGTGTCACAAACTAATTCACATGCTTTAAATcacttaaaataaactgactgaTGCACTgattgtcacacacacaacatgatgcacaaaatggaaaaatactttattcatcctgcGGCGGGAAAttcgagtgtccagtagcttatacacagacataaacataaataatggCAGCAGTAAGAGCAGTGCAAATGGAAGACtggtaaaatgtgtgtgtgtatgtatatatgagTAATTTCAATAAACGACTAAATGCTGCTCATTCTTAAAGACTTAAACATTTGTTGATTTCTTCCAGGTTTGCATCAAGGGTAGAAATGTCTTCAAGGGGTATCTAAAAGacccagagaaaacacaagaggCCTTGGACAATGACGGCTGGCTCCACACTGGGGACATCGGAAAATGGCTTCCGGTAAATGGCATTCCATAACATGTAAATGAGTTGGGTAGCTGGTTCAATGTTTACCACAGACTGAATTGGTGCGACCACAAGCTTCTCCTGTATCGCCTTCGTATTGTCTCGATGGAACCCCGTAGTCATCCATTTTCTCAAACACCAAACTCGAGAGGTTGACGGTTTTGGAAAAACGGGCAGTTTTGTCTCGGCCTAGGGATTGTTTGTCACCCTGAAAGGCTTCTACTCTACAAGTCTTGACAGGAATCCATTAACTTGATGTGCTGCTTGTTGAGTTGAATGAAACACTGGATACCCTAATGGCTGTCCAATGATTGCGAATCTGGAACCAGGAGATAGTTAGCTTAGCAATAAAGACcagaactgaggaaaaaggTCTCACAATTTGtggtaaaatgtaaaaaccagTTATGTGTTATCTAATCTAATGCCATTTCAGTTCAATATGAGGACACAAAATTCATCTTGCAGCACACTGTTCACAACAGTCTCTGGTAACTGTTATTTCTCCAGGctcacttgttttgtttgtgacagAGTGGAGTTCTGAAGATCATCGACCGCAAGAAGAATATCTTCAAACTCGCTCAGGGTGAATACATCGCACCAGAGAAGATCGAGAACGTCTATGTACGCAGCGAACCCGTGGCCCAAGTATTTGTGCACGGAGACAGTCTTCAGGTAAAGACAGCATCTTTGCGATGTGTGCGTACACCCAGTTCATGAATGAACACTTACACATTGCTTTCCTCTCCGTTCGCAGTCCTGTCTAGTTGCCATTGTGGTCCCTGACCCTGATGTCCTGCCAGGTTTTGCCAAACGTCTGGGATGCCAAGGCTCCATTGAAGAACTCTGCAAAAACAATGTAACATTTCTAACAACTTTCACCTTTTTATTAGCAAATGTTCAGCAAAAATCTGAAGGAAACGGGATTGTGTTTAAAGTAGCCAGTTGGAGTGGACTTGCATCCTTGCTGTAAAACGCATAAAGCACAAGTCTGCAAATCAGATTTAATGAAAGCAGAGCAGCGCTGAATGATTGCTCAGGGAGACGTTTAACAATGACTTTGTTTTGCAGGAAGTTAAGAAGGCCGTCATTGCAGACATGACCAAACTTGGAAGAGAAGCAGGGCTGAAGTCCTTCGAGCAGGTAACCGAGGAGGGCATATGCATGCTGTGGTTATGTGAGCTAAGAAAACTAAGCTGCACTTCTGTTCGCACTAACGGCAATAGGACAACAGGTTATAGTTCAGTTTTTGTGGAAGTTTTTGTGTCTGAGGCTGGTTCTTGTCACTTTATGACGCTTTAGAAACCAAAGTTGAACTAACTTCAGCTTGTTTCAGTACTCGGTGATTCATTGATGCGTCAACCAATCATgtttgtttcaccagttttcCTTTTAAGTTGCCAACAACATCCATGGCACAAGCAGATGTCAACAACCCTCTCTGTAGGGTCTTAGTTTTGTTTGGCAACATTATCCTAGTTTCTTTCTGGAGATGTTTTCAGAACTATTCAGGGGGGgaaacacattaaattaaaaggtGCTTTGATTACTAATGTTTACACGGACTTGTGTCACAATCCTATTTCTCAAAACTGGATCAGGTCTAATCCAGGTTTTTGGaatatgtttacatgtgcaaaaacaaacaggattGTTCAAAAACAAGATCATGACCTGGAAACTCTAGTCAGTGTAAACATATTCCATGAAATGGTCACAAAATGTGTTGTCCTCTTAATAGAAAATGTCTGCTCTGGTAATTTAtagaaactgaacaaaaacacaatctagTTTTTCTGCTGCTACACGTTTCAATCCACCTGTGACTTATCGCCCTCTTGTGGTACACATGTAAAACTTTTGTTCAAAGTCATGTCCAGAACATGCAGATTTCAGACAATCGACTCCTCTCTTCACcaaaccaaaatgttttctcctcttcacaCATGCCATCTTAGTTTAGACCTGACTGACATtcgtttttgtttattttttttctttcctgatgcAGGTGAAAGACGTATACCTCCACCCAGAGCAGTTCACCATTGAGAACGGCCTGTTAACTCCCACCCTCAAAGCTAAGA
This window of the Mugil cephalus isolate CIBA_MC_2020 chromosome 16, CIBA_Mcephalus_1.1, whole genome shotgun sequence genome carries:
- the acsl5 gene encoding long-chain-fatty-acid--CoA ligase 5 isoform X1, with amino-acid sequence MGFCFAEWIDGARRRRRSRGRGSAVRTHLRGPVAGCTMDFIFQLLFTPLPTPAIVSLLALAAATLFYLHSRPSPIRTPVDLNRQTLGVKDGARKTALLEDNNNLMSYFYSDAKTLYEVFQRGLRVSGNGPCLGYRKPGRPYQWLKYKQVSDRAEHLGSALLHKGLKPNSETFIGIFAQNRPEWIIGELACYTYSMVAVPLYDTLGPEALVFIIDRAEISTVLCDNQKKAETLLQNREKGQTPVLKTIVIMDTFDLELVNRGAKCEVDIVSLQDMEALGKSNLQKPIPPKPEDLSIICFTSGTTGNPKGAMLTHENVVSDAAGVLKSIESSIVPCTQDVSISFLPLAHMFERVVQTALYGAGGRVGFFQGDIRLLPDDMKTLQPTVFPVVPRLLNRVYDKVQSGAKSPVKKWLLNFAVERKLAEVKDGIIRNNSLWDKLIFHKVQETLGGRVRLMVTGAAPISPSVLNFLRAALGCQIFEAYGQTECTAGCTFTMPGDATSGHVGVPMPCNFVKLVDVEEMNYFASNGEGEVCIKGRNVFKGYLKDPEKTQEALDNDGWLHTGDIGKWLPSGVLKIIDRKKNIFKLAQGEYIAPEKIENVYVRSEPVAQVFVHGDSLQSCLVAIVVPDPDVLPGFAKRLGCQGSIEELCKNNEVKKAVIADMTKLGREAGLKSFEQVKDVYLHPEQFTIENGLLTPTLKAKRAELKALFQQQIDKLYANIQ
- the acsl5 gene encoding long-chain-fatty-acid--CoA ligase 5 isoform X2: MDFIFQLLFTPLPTPAIVSLLALAAATLFYLHSRPSPIRTPVDLNRQTLGVKDGARKTALLEDNNNLMSYFYSDAKTLYEVFQRGLRVSGNGPCLGYRKPGRPYQWLKYKQVSDRAEHLGSALLHKGLKPNSETFIGIFAQNRPEWIIGELACYTYSMVAVPLYDTLGPEALVFIIDRAEISTVLCDNQKKAETLLQNREKGQTPVLKTIVIMDTFDLELVNRGAKCEVDIVSLQDMEALGKSNLQKPIPPKPEDLSIICFTSGTTGNPKGAMLTHENVVSDAAGVLKSIESSIVPCTQDVSISFLPLAHMFERVVQTALYGAGGRVGFFQGDIRLLPDDMKTLQPTVFPVVPRLLNRVYDKVQSGAKSPVKKWLLNFAVERKLAEVKDGIIRNNSLWDKLIFHKVQETLGGRVRLMVTGAAPISPSVLNFLRAALGCQIFEAYGQTECTAGCTFTMPGDATSGHVGVPMPCNFVKLVDVEEMNYFASNGEGEVCIKGRNVFKGYLKDPEKTQEALDNDGWLHTGDIGKWLPSGVLKIIDRKKNIFKLAQGEYIAPEKIENVYVRSEPVAQVFVHGDSLQSCLVAIVVPDPDVLPGFAKRLGCQGSIEELCKNNEVKKAVIADMTKLGREAGLKSFEQVKDVYLHPEQFTIENGLLTPTLKAKRAELKALFQQQIDKLYANIQ